One segment of Terriglobales bacterium DNA contains the following:
- the pruA gene encoding L-glutamate gamma-semialdehyde dehydrogenase: MATVEAPIATRVPNTPFKNEPLTDFSKEENARAMRAAIEKVRAELGREYDLVIGGKRVKTSAKLKSINPAKPSELVGLFQKAGDTEVEPAMNAALKAFETWSRTPVEERAALVWRAGQIIRERKHEFSAWMVFEVGKNFAEADADTAETIDFCEFYPREMLRLAKAEPPVQLPGERDYLWYIPLGVGIVIPPWNFPGAIMAGMTLASIVAGNTVILKPSSDSPAICRFFFSILEEAGLPDGVVNFCPGAGATFGDKLVAHPKTRYIAFTGSREIGLRINQVAASHQPGQLWIKRTVLEMGGKDAIIVDADADIDSAVEGVAQAAFGFQGQKCSACSRLILDEKIYDTFLEKLKARVEKITLGDPTQNPGMGPVVNEGSMKSIQEYIEQGKKDGRLITGGKRRADLGDGYFLEPTVFADIPAKSKLEQEEIFGPVLAVIKSKNFDHALQIANDTEFGLTGAIYSSSREKLERGKREFHVGNLYINRKCTGAIVGAHPFGGFNMSGTDSKAGGPDYLYLFTQAKSIGEKVIPGI; this comes from the coding sequence ATGGCCACCGTGGAAGCGCCTATCGCCACCCGCGTGCCGAACACCCCATTCAAGAATGAACCCCTCACCGACTTCAGCAAGGAAGAGAATGCCCGCGCCATGCGCGCGGCCATCGAGAAGGTCCGCGCCGAGCTGGGCCGTGAGTACGACCTGGTCATCGGCGGCAAGCGCGTCAAGACCAGCGCCAAGCTGAAGTCCATCAACCCGGCCAAGCCCAGCGAACTGGTCGGCCTGTTCCAGAAAGCCGGCGATACCGAGGTCGAGCCGGCGATGAACGCCGCCCTGAAGGCCTTTGAGACCTGGTCGCGCACCCCGGTGGAAGAGCGCGCCGCGCTGGTGTGGCGCGCCGGCCAGATCATCCGCGAGCGCAAGCACGAATTCAGCGCCTGGATGGTGTTCGAGGTCGGCAAGAACTTCGCCGAGGCCGACGCCGACACCGCCGAGACGATCGACTTCTGCGAATTCTATCCGCGCGAGATGCTGCGCCTGGCCAAGGCGGAGCCTCCGGTGCAACTGCCCGGCGAGCGCGATTATCTCTGGTACATCCCGCTCGGGGTGGGCATCGTGATCCCGCCGTGGAATTTCCCCGGCGCCATCATGGCGGGCATGACCCTGGCCTCCATCGTGGCCGGCAACACCGTCATCCTGAAGCCGTCGAGCGATTCCCCGGCCATCTGCCGCTTCTTCTTCTCCATCCTCGAAGAAGCCGGCCTGCCGGACGGCGTGGTGAACTTCTGCCCGGGCGCGGGCGCCACCTTCGGCGACAAGCTGGTGGCCCATCCCAAGACCCGCTACATCGCCTTCACCGGCTCGCGCGAGATCGGCCTGCGCATCAACCAGGTGGCGGCCAGCCACCAGCCCGGACAGCTCTGGATCAAGCGCACCGTGCTGGAGATGGGCGGCAAGGACGCCATCATCGTGGATGCCGACGCCGATATCGACTCCGCCGTCGAAGGTGTGGCCCAGGCCGCCTTCGGTTTCCAGGGTCAGAAGTGCTCGGCCTGCTCGCGGCTCATCCTCGACGAGAAGATCTACGATACCTTCCTCGAAAAGCTGAAAGCACGGGTGGAGAAGATCACCCTCGGCGATCCGACCCAGAACCCCGGCATGGGGCCGGTGGTCAATGAAGGCTCGATGAAGTCCATCCAGGAGTACATCGAGCAGGGCAAGAAGGATGGACGCCTGATCACCGGCGGCAAGCGCCGCGCCGACCTGGGCGACGGCTACTTCCTGGAGCCCACGGTCTTCGCCGACATCCCGGCAAAGTCTAAGCTGGAGCAGGAGGAGATCTTCGGTCCGGTGCTGGCGGTTATCAAATCGAAGAACTTCGACCATGCGCTGCAGATCGCCAACGACACCGAGTTCGGCCTGACCGGCGCCATCTACTCCAGCAGCCGGGAGAAGCTGGAGCGCGGCAAGCGCGAATTCCACGTCGGCAACCTGTACATCAACCGCAAGTGCACCGGAGCTATCGTCGGAGCCCATCCCTTCGGCGGCTTCAACATGTCAGGCACCGACTCCAAGGCCGGCGGCCCCGATTACCTCTACCTGTTCACCCAGGCCAAGTCGATCGGGGAGAAGGTCATCCCCGGCATCTAG
- a CDS encoding response regulator transcription factor has product MLKLILADNQAIFRAGAAKVLAVEDDIRIIAQAQSGDQMMMALEKFRANILLFSAALHPDLQAIVQFSQRTKTRLVVVAETGDDVPAYLNAGIHGVLYRNVTGSALVECIRKVAKGENWIQDMQVAQQMAEADFVGARVRDRLTPKELRIVALIVQGYKNKEIAKQLGTTEQVIKNYLRNVYDKIGVSDRLELALFTIHHRILAEAAAATAAAASGGAAPQQPRPM; this is encoded by the coding sequence ATGCTGAAACTGATACTGGCTGACAACCAGGCGATCTTCCGAGCGGGAGCGGCCAAGGTGCTGGCCGTCGAAGACGACATCCGCATCATCGCCCAGGCGCAGAGCGGCGACCAGATGATGATGGCGCTGGAGAAGTTCCGCGCCAACATCCTGCTCTTCTCCGCCGCGCTGCATCCTGATCTGCAAGCCATCGTCCAGTTCAGCCAGCGCACCAAGACCCGGCTGGTGGTGGTGGCTGAGACCGGCGACGACGTTCCCGCCTACCTGAACGCCGGTATCCATGGAGTGCTGTACCGCAACGTGACCGGTTCCGCCCTGGTGGAGTGTATCCGCAAGGTGGCCAAAGGCGAGAACTGGATCCAGGACATGCAGGTGGCGCAGCAGATGGCGGAGGCCGATTTCGTCGGCGCCCGGGTGCGCGACCGGCTCACGCCCAAAGAGCTGCGCATCGTCGCGCTCATCGTGCAGGGTTACAAGAACAAGGAGATCGCCAAGCAGCTGGGCACCACCGAGCAGGTCATCAAGAACTACCTGCGCAATGTCTATGACAAGATCGGGGTGTCCGACCGGCTGGAGCTGGCGCTGTTCACCATCCACCACCGCATCCTGGCCGAGGCCGCAGCGGCCACCGCCGCAGCCGCAAGCGGCGGGGCCGCGCCCCAGCAGCCGCGTCCCATGTGA